One Triticum dicoccoides isolate Atlit2015 ecotype Zavitan chromosome 3B, WEW_v2.0, whole genome shotgun sequence genomic window, CATCAACATGCATGCCAATTATCAAAAGATGAAGATGCTAGTAACATAGTTTAACATGTAGCATAAGTGTAGTAGTAGATAAGATGGTGTATAATAAGCGCAAGAATTCCCTCATCACATGCAGCATTACACACTGGCCTCTCTCTAGGACACAAGTTCCAATGCAATTAGAAGATGCTCTATCTACAAAGCACAAAGCCAATGCCAAGAGTGCATCCATATGCCTCCCATTCCTTCAATCCTACCTACCCGTGGAAAAAGATGGGGAAAACAAACAGGGAAAAGGGTGCTCCGATGAGTGGGTGAGATAAACAAGATAGGCATGGCAAGCATTGGATGCCAAATCGGCCACGCAAAGGAGTGAAAACCAAGCAAGCGAGTGTTGGCAAGAGTCAAACTTTTCTGCTCAGCCTATCATgataatctatctatctatctatcagcAGGAGAGAAGCCTGAACAGTGCACGCCTCTGGATCCCAGCCTGCTCGAAATGGCACCCACGGCCTACATGGTTTGCACCCCTGAACACATCCCCATAATTGGAAAGGCAGGCATTGGGAACATAAGCAAAGCATGAGACAAGAAGAAACCAATTGGACAAAACCAGCAGGCAATAACCTGATCAATTCAGTATGCAGAGTACTACTAGTGTTGATTTGATCTTCATTATCTTGTTTAACATTCCTAATTGACAATTATTCTTCTCTAAGAGTACATTAGTACTGATAGAAAATTAAGGAACTGATGTCATACAGCATGAACAAATTAATGGCGAACACCATGCATTGCATTGCACCCCGGCCATGAGAGGGTTGACAGGTTTGTACTTACTAGCAATGAAGAGAAGAAACGAAAGAATGGTACTGTAGTAATGATCTACTATGTGACCTTACTCTTCTAGCAGCTCGGCTCAGTTCATGGTGTTACCATAGCTGGAGCCGCCGCCAAGTATGTGCTGGCCTCCTCCCCCTCCGCCTGCTCCTCCGGCGCCAGCACCGCCGTACATGTCGGAGGGCGCCATCGAGGAGGACCCCCCACCGCCTCCCCTCGCGGcattgccgccgccgccgaggtggaGCTCGGACATGTTGGGCACCGCGCCGCCGGTGCTCGAGTCGATGTCATTGCTGGCGCGGCCGTCGTCGACGCCCTGGTCGTAGAGGAAGCCCTTGAAGACGTGGCCGTTGATGGTCACCGTGGCCTGGTACGCGTACTCGTCCTCGCCGTCGTCGACGGACGTCACGCGCACGCACCTGAACACCGCCGGCGCCCGCACCTGTCGCGGCAGGTTCCCCCTGAACGACGCGTCTGCAGCACACACACATAGTAGATGCTGAGCGAACTGTCGCGAATTACACCACGCGTGGCCGTGGTGGGCGGCGTGGTTACAAAACATACCTTGATGGCTGGAGGTGGTGTCGTAGCTACGCGGCGTGGTGGCGTTGGAGGTGGAGGTGTGCGAGGTGGTGGGCTGCTGGGAGGAGAGGAGGCGAGGCTTCTTCGACCCGGCGGCGGTGGCGTTGGCGGGGGACGAGGAGGAGCCGCCGAGGTGCTGGCgctcgcggcggcgggcggcggggaccCAGGTGCTCTTGACGTGGGTGGAGCAGTCGAAGCCGCGGCTCTTGCAGCAGGTGCGGCAGCGGCTGTGGGTGCAGTCCTTCTTGGCCTGGTTGCCGCAGTCCTGGCAGGTGGTGGTGCCGGACCCGGAGGAGCCGTCGCCGCCGGGGTCGAGCATCGGGCCGGGCTTCTTGAGGTAGAAGGCGccgaggctagggttagggttgccgccgccaccgccgcccgcggccgACGGCGAGTGCTGCTGCTGATGATGGTGCTGCGCGGACTGCCAGAACTGGATGCCGCCGCTGGCGGCCGCGGCCGCCTTGGCCGCCTCGGGGTCGAGCACGCAGGGGCCGGCGGAGAGCAGCGGGAAGATGGCGTCGGAGGCGGCCGCCGCGGCGGCCGCGtcgtggtggtggtgatggtggtgcgtGTGGTGGAACGACGCGGCGGGGGCGACCACCACCATCCCCACGTCGCCCGCCGCCATGCCGTAGTTCAGGGCCGCCTGGCGCGAGGCGGGGGACGAGGAGGCCGCCGCCGACGCCGGGCCCCAGAGCCCGGCCCCCAGCGCGGCGCCGGAGGCGGCcgcggcgccggcattgaagccgaGCGAGAGGTCGTCCCCCCTGCCGCcccccgcggcggcggcggaggaggcgaccCAGTCAGCGAAGGCGCCGGTGTCGGACGGGAAGCGCCGGCCCGAAGCCACACTTATACCCAGCGAATTCCGCGGCGGGGGTCGGGATTAAAAATACCGCCGCCCCTCCGACCgaacccgccgcccgccgcctagaAGCTACTGCTACTCCCCGTAGTGGCTGCGGATCCTGCGCCGCCGATCCGGGGGGACGGACGGAAGGAGAATAAAAATCCTCCACTAGCGCTGATGCTACGACTCTCTCTGACGCAGCAGCAGCGGAGGCTGAGGCTGAGGCTGTGGTGGGAGCTTCTTCTCCTCTTCTCCGCCTTGGAAACAGTAGGAGACGGGCGGACGGATGGATGGATAGCGAGGGCACTAGGCTGCGGCGTCTCTATCGCCCCAATTACTACGACTAGCGCGCGCCGGCCGGCCAcgacccctccccctccctctcgctATCCCAACTCCTCCAAGCACCGAGCTCACTCTACCACTCTACTACCTCTAGCTCTAGCTGCCTATATAGTACCTGCCTGACAGGGCCCATCAATCTAgctcgtctcctctctctctctctctctctctttcccccttcctTTTTCATGGcacctttattttttgttttccttgGTGTGATTTTTAGCACTTTTGTAATGTCTATGGAAGCCAAGGTTGGCTTTTGCGGATGATGGAGGGGGGGTGCGGTGTGGGGGCTCTGAAAATTCCCGTGGGACGGAGGGACGGAGATCTTCTCTTCTGGATCGACGATGATCACtcgctatccatccatccatctttgGCCGCTTCTTTTCTCCCCGCAGGCTTCCCACGCACTGCCCAGCCTCTCCTGCCGCGCCTGCTGCGGCCAGGCAGCCGCGTTAATTGCCGGAGTACCACCAGCATATGCTCCGGCGGCTAACGAACGATTCTGGTTTTCTTTCATACAGCAAGTTTTGTTCGGACGTGGCGCCGCTGGCCGGGGAAGGGACGGCGTCCGGAGTTAACGCTGGCAGCTCTATTCAGACCTCATCACAGCGCGTCTCATTGGCTTGGTTTGCTGGGCACCGGTGCGTGACCAGTAGCAGTAACTGTTCTTAACAGCGGCGTGATTCATGATTGGCCGGAGAAGAACGGACTCTTTTCACTGCGCGCTGTCACTAATTATATACATTTATATACATTTATTTGTCTTTTTTACGCTACGTCTGAAAGTATATTACTATAGAGACTCACACCGACTTGGTCTGCATGTATATACATATGTATTTTTAAGATGCATATGTATTATATATGAGAAAAGGGCTCTATGGAGCCGGTCCTCCATATGCCCTTTTCCATGGGTTGTGGAGGGGTTTGAAGATGTTGGCAGAAAAATGTGAACTCCTCGGAAAGGGGGGAGTGGCGTTGGCATCGTactaaaaaaaagaaacagaaaccaACGGTGGCTGTCATGACATGAGAATGAGGACAGCCCGGGTCGTGGTGTACTTCCATCAGAATGAAGATCTATCAGCTAGAAACGATTCAAACGTGAAATCCGATGGCCGAAATCGTTAGGGGACTGAAAGATCTCGGTTTAGGTGTAGTTTGACTGTCCGAAATTCAAAAGGACCCCGCTTTGGGAATATGAAAACATTGACTACATGCATGTATACATTTTTATCTAATTTTAGGGTCATAAATACATCTTGAGGAGAAGGTTCCATTGGCCGAAGAGACTCGGGTCGGGTCGTGTCATCAATGATTACTCAATTGGTACAAGAAGATGGATTGATGCCTCTTCTTGTATTAGTTCTACTACATTCATCGAAGAGGCTTGGGTCGGGTCTAGGGGGCTACTGAGAAGGTCGGTGTTTTGCTTGCAACTAGGAGCTCAAGTACACGTGTACAATGTAGTTAGTAGTAGGAACTAGTCGGGGAGCTGCTTGAAGGCTTTCTCATTATATGGCAAACTTTGGTAGAACCCAGGTTTGTACTACAAACTTGGCTTGGCTCCGGGTCCAACAATGTTGACAACTTAAGTCACATAGATTGTAACTGTTAATGTGTTGAGTAATACTATAATACAAGTGCTTATTTCACATGAAAAAAATCCAATAAATTCGAGTTGGCCAGGCTGTCCAGAGAAGCcccttagggtgtgtttggtagcaTGCATGGACCTAGCCTAGTTGTTCTCCTCTCATACATGCTAAGTGTAGACATGATGAGTCCATGTAGTTGATGTTGTTTGGCAGCGATGTATGTGTCGAGACATGCTGAGCTGAGACTTTGTTTGGCAGCATGCATGTGTTTAGACATGCTGAACAATTTCCAATTTCGAATATTTTTTTTTGAATGATAAACAAAATTGGAAAAATATGAacacaaatttaaacatattttgatttttctttttaaaATTCTAAATATTTTTTGGAAAATTATAATAAAATTTGAAATTCTAAACTTTTTGAAAAATTGAATATATTTGCAATTCCGagtttttttgaaaatttaaagaaaaaattgaaatttgtatattttataaaaatttaaataaaattttaaattctgattttttttagattcaaacattttttgattttattttgaaattccgaacattgtagattttttaaaaaaattgaaattctgaacatttattgaaaattcaaacaaaatttgaaattatgaaagttttttgaaaatttaaacaattttgaaatcctaaacttttcaaaaaattattattttttgaattCTAAAGTTTTTCGAAAAtttaaacaaattttgaaattctgaacattttttgaaagtatAAACATATCTGGACGTGGTCTGGGTTTCGTGGGTGGGGACGAGTGTCAGGGCCAGCATGGCTGCCTCCATGCACCCTGTCTGGGGTGCATGAGATGAGCATAGCTGAGGGCCCTTTTATGCATCACATGAGCATAGCCCATGTGAGCTCATGCATCCTACCAAACAAGCAAAAGTGGGTCGGATTGGGAACTTTTGCCCTCATGCACCCTCcatgcaccctaccaaacacaccctaattAAGTTTTTAGTTCTTTTTCGGCTTCAAGTATGTGTAACCTAGAAGCTGCCGAGAAATGGAAAGGAACATGCCATATCATAGAAGGACAACATATGTTATATGGaacattgtttttctttctttGTATATATTGAAGATTTTTTTTTGTTTGGTTGGAATGAACATAACTTACACGGTTTGGTTCCTTCTGGTGGAACCAGCCCAGCCAGATTCAAGTCCTGAAGTTGGGACGTATACTCACATTTTTCTGCATTTACTTCCGGCTTTCTTGACGATGTTTGTTTGCGCACATGGGTGAGTGTACGTGCATGTATGTAGATGCGCATTTACATTGTGTTTCTAAACAAATGAAAATATTAGTTTTGAGTGAACAGATGTGTTTGTGCAATCTTTCTTAAAGAAAAAAACTAAGAAGACATTTTCTTTGAGCAAAATAAGTTAAGATAGGTGTGTCTAACTCTCATCGAGATGAGAAATAACAATGTCCCATCTAGCAACTCATAAATCATTGCATTTTAGGCGGAAATTCATAAcgattattttttttctttgattAATCAACTAATCAAGTAGTGTACTCACcccgcaaaaagaaaagaaaatcaagTAGTGTGCTCGTAGATCTGCCTTTTGTTGCTAACCCGTGTATCGGATGGTGACAAAGACAGACATCTACACTAGTTCCTCGTTTGGACCCATGCATGGATATCTTGTTCTGATAGGGAAGTGTCAACGCGCGCGGTGGTCTCATTTGGAAAACCAGATGCCATGGCGTGCGTGCGTGGTCCTCCCTCCGTTGCGCAGAATTCCTGTGGAGCAGGCACGAGACCCAAACGGCGAAACAATACACGCTAAGGCAAAGCAAACAATAACCCAGGAAGATACTCGTACGTGGCTGCCTAAACAACTGTTTGCTGGAGCGCCGCATGCATGTCGCCGCTGTAAAGCCTGTGCCAAAGTTGTTCGGCGACATGGATGGACCTACGCCGGTCGGGTCCCGACGTGACGCAGACTGCGATGCGAGAGCTAACGAGACGCCGCAGCTTTTGCTGCCTGTGAGCGAGCAGCCCGATCCCGGCCTGATCCTTCCATCCGGCTCCTGTGTCGTGTGTGCCGTGGTGGTGCCCCGCTCTCATGTCTCATGCACGCTTTGGGCCAGGTTTACACGTTAAAGGCCAAGTCCGAGAGTGAGATTCCCCGTCCGGTCGCCCTCGTCAGATCTGGCACGCGCCGATTAGGTAAACTGAACGAGCATTCCGTCCTTTTGCTCCCGCCGCGATAAAGCCGAATCGGTGGACGAATGATCGGCGTGCGGCGCGGCTCCCCGGATGTTCTCTGCCTGCAGCGATCGGAGCCTAAACTATTCTCCCGCCGTCCGGCATATGCTTGCCATGGCGCAGATTTAACAAATTGACATGCACATGTTTCCACGTTAAAAAAACCGTGCTACCAccgtaatactccctccattcctaaatatttgtctttttagagacttCGAATGACTACCACATACGAAGTATATAGatatatattttagagtgtagattcactcattttgcttcgtatgtagtcatttgttgaaatctttaaaaagacatatttaggaacggagagaataCAACATAAGACCCTCGGAAGAAATGCTACGTGGTCAAAACGATTTTGTACTGTCCGATTCTTATTGTAATGTACTAATTTTTTCATGAATTTTCATACAAGTACTCCCTTCGACTCATAAAACTTGTCTTACATTTgtcctaaatacggatgtatctagacaaatTTTAATGTTAGATACATCCAAATCTAGATAAATGTAAGACAACTTTTTCGAGGCAGAAGTAATATCTAATTTGTGAACATTGAGTTTGCTAACCACATGTTCCATGCGTTTACAAGTATCTACTTTAATTATGCATTATGGTAAAAAGACAGATTTAATGTGTAATATTACCATGCATTTGCACTAGAAAAAAGACAGCGATGCTGTGTTTGTGGGATGTGATATTTCGGTAAATGGTGCTGCAGT contains:
- the LOC119278675 gene encoding protein LATERAL ROOT PRIMORDIUM 1-like, producing MAAGDVGMVVVAPAASFHHTHHHHHHHDAAAAAAASDAIFPLLSAGPCVLDPEAAKAAAAASGGIQFWQSAQHHHQQQHSPSAAGGGGGGNPNPSLGAFYLKKPGPMLDPGGDGSSGSGTTTCQDCGNQAKKDCTHSRCRTCCKSRGFDCSTHVKSTWVPAARRRERQHLGGSSSSPANATAAGSKKPRLLSSQQPTTSHTSTSNATTPRSYDTTSSHQDASFRGNLPRQVRAPAVFRCVRVTSVDDGEDEYAYQATVTINGHVFKGFLYDQGVDDGRASNDIDSSTGGAVPNMSELHLGGGGNAARGGGGGSSSMAPSDMYGGAGAGGAGGGGGGQHILGGGSSYGNTMN